The window agttggtctaatttactTTAAACAAAAGTCTACTGAAGTGAGACTTTGTTCTTctgtttcttggctatttacaaGCTAGGTTGTTTTTCAATGTTTAAGTATCAACTGTTTGGGAAGAGAAGACAAAGCGGCTACTAGTTGGACTCAATCTCACAGGCACAAGCATGACGAGTAGCATTACCACAGTAACATCTCGCCCTCTTAAGGATCAGACCCTTtacatttttgcctaaaatgacaaacccaaatctaactgcctgtagctcaggacctgaagcaaggatatgcatattcttgatacaatttgaaaggaaacacttaagtttgtggaaatgtgaaattaatgtaggagaataacacagatctgataaaagataatacaaaataaatgttttgtttacatctttgaaatgcaagagataAGCCACAATGCATTATTCCAGTTTAGGCGCAATTTGGATTTTAGGCACtaaatggcagcagtgtatgtgcatagttttagactgatccaatgacccattgcattactgttcaaaatgtaTCAAGTCTGCTCAAAATGTGCCTAAATGGCTTATTGATACATTTGAGTACATAACCATGCACTCttcaaacaataacatggtattatttcaatgtaatagctactgtaaaatgAACAGAGCAGTTAGCTTTAACAAGAATTtatctttctgcccatatcagatatgtctgtgtcctgggaaattctcttgttacttacaacctcatgctaattacATTAGTTCAACCGTGAACATTGTCTCATCTGATATTTTGGTTAAATGTAATTAAACAATATACCACATTACTCCTGCCTTGTTTTACATTTTAGTAGCATTGCAACGCATGCTCATCCGcttgtgttttgttggtgtaatttgtgtgaatatttttttatttggtctactaaaaaaaaatctgagtgggtggtagatttttttttttttttttttaaaatcagtgGCTGGCGGCCAGTCAAGTTCCTCCACACagatcgacaaaccatttatgcATGGACCTCGTTTGTGcatgggagcattgtcatgctgaaacaggaaagggcttgccacaaagttggaagtacagaatcgtctagaatgtcattgtgtgctgtagcgttaagatttcccgtcactggaactaaggggcctgacccgaaccatgaaaaacaaccccagaccattagtcctccaccaaactttagttggcactgtgcattggggcaggtaacgttcaaatggcatccgccaaacccagatatgtccgtcggactgccacatggggaagcgtgattcatcactccagaaaaggcatttccactgctccagagtccaatggcggcgagctttacaccactccagccgatgctttgcattgggcatggtgatcttagacttgtgtgcagctgctcagccatggaaagcCATTtgatgaagctcccgacgaacagcaGACACTGCTTCAAGAGGCAATTTGAAACTCAatattgagtgttgcaaccgaggacagacaatttttacgagcTTCAGCACTCGCAGgttccattctgtgagcttgtgtggcctaccacttcgcagcggagccgttgttgctcctggacgtttccacttcccaataacagcactgccagttgaccggggcagctctagcaggacagaaatgaACTTGCTggtaaggtggcatcctatgacggtgccacgttgaaagtcaccgagctcttcattaaggccattctactgtcattGTTTGTCTAcggcgattgcatggctgtgcgaTAGATTTTAAACACACGAgtgaattcggctatttcagccacatatTTGAAGttgtgtccacatacactatatatgcagAAGTTGAGAACTTGAGCTAAGTAGCTGTGTGaacattatacactgctcaaaaaaataaagggaacacttaaacaacacaatgtaactcccaagtcaatcacacttctgtgaaatcaaactgtccatttaggaagcaacactgattgacaataaatttcacatgctgttgtgcaaatggaatagacaacaggtggaaattataggcaattagcaagacacccccaataaaggagtggttctgcaggtggtaaccacagaccacttctcagttcctatgcttcctggctgatgttttggtcacttttgaatgctggcggtgctttcactctagtggtagcatgagacggagtctacaacccacataagtggctcaggtagtgcagctcatccaggatggcacatcaatgcgagctgtggcaagaaggtttgctgtgtctgtcagcgtagtgtccagagcatggaggcgctaccaggagacaggccagtacatcaggagacgtggaagaggccgtaggagggcaacaacctagcagcaggaccgctacctccgcctttgtgcaaggaggaactggaggagcactgccagagccctgcaaaatgacctccagcaggccaaaaATGTGCAtctgtctgctcaaacggtcagaaacagactccatgagggtccgacgtccacaggtgggggttgtgcttacagccaaacaccgtgcaggacgtttggcattcggcagagaacaccaagattggcaaattcgccactggcgccctgtgctcttcacagatgaaagcaggttcacactgtgCACGTGACAGACgagacagagtctggagacgccgtggagaacgttctgctgcctgcaacatcctccagcatgaccggtttggcagtgggtcagtcatggtgtggggtggcatttctttgggggaccACACAGCtctccatgtgcttgccagaggtagcctgactgccattaggtactgagatgagatcctcagaccccttgtgagaccatatgctggtgcgtttggccctgggttcctcctaatgcaagacaatgctagacctcatgtggctggagtgtgtcagcagttcctgcaagaggaaggcattgatgctaaggactggcccgcccattccccagacctgaatccaattgagcacatctgaaacatcatgtctcgctccatccaccaacgccacgttgcaccacagactgtccaggagtttttttgagcagtgtatttgggAACAAGAATGATGAGGTTGCGCAGAGACATACCTGAAGTAGCGGGGCTCTCATCAGCTTCAGGGGCAGGTGCTGGTTCTACGGGTGCTGGTTCTACAGGTGTTGGTGATGTTGGTATGGGTGCGTGTGAGGGCGTCTTTGCCTCAGCAGTGACCTCAGAGAGTCGGGGGGCTTGGGGTCTGGTCTTTCTCGCAGGATTCAGGACATAACAATATGCACATCTGAAGGCTGAAACGAGACACATAAACCACCATGCCCAAAGTGACTGTCAACTGAATGATTGTCATACATTTCCGTGTAGACACAGATTCATGTATAATGAAAATGAAACCAATGATATTCCAAGAAGAATTGAGTCAAAGACGCATAAACTCATCAGATCGATGGGTTACACTCGTTTGCATAGTCAATCTAGATGGGCTCTTTTTGCTTACAGAGGCTGGTAGTGGCAGAGGCTTTTAAGAGCCTGATGATATACGGCACTGCCAAATGCTAGAGGGCAAATGAAGGCGCAGTGTTTGATGGAGACTGACAGAGTCGTGTTTCTCTAAAtcttaccaacatattcaaattccTCTTTTAATGCCATGCCGTTATGGGTGAGACACTGCTGGCATATGAGGGCATATCTGGAGGGAGAAAATAATCTGTTAGAATGCATACATGCAATGAAATTAAAGATAATTTAGCTGTATTTAAAACATAGCAATTGTCACTAGAAATACATTTAACTGTAAATTCCTATAGCGCTTACATCTGCACAAATACAGATTTGATTTCCAAAAGCAAATATTTGGGTGACACTCAAGCAGAAGCAACATTTTACCTATTCTGAGGGCCATCGCCAACAAAGTACTCAATGACCCTGTCCATGGTGCCTCTATCCCGGGGGAGAACAGGTCTGGCCAAGGGTGGGCCTGGAGGGTGCATTCCTGTTATGGCAAACACACGTGCACATTAGCTGCACAAAGTCTGTTCTCAAACACAAATCGTCACACACTGCGCCAGAGGAGAAGAAACCAGACAAATCTACAGTTAGCAGCAGAGGACCATGATAAACGGTTGATACGGACAGGTTTTAATAATGACTTGGAAATGGATCTCACTTGCAAAGCACTTGAACGAGAATCCCTGCTGTGTTGCTGAGCAGTAATTAATATAATCTAACATCAAGAGCAATCATAGGAAGATGACTGGTCATTTCTGGGAGACTTGGCAAAGTCTCAGCTTCCTGCTGCTTATTCATTTACCAACATATGGAAACTCTGTGGTGACTCTTTCTATCAAATTGCTTTTCACTTTCAATTTTCCACAAAAGTGCCTGAGTTTCGAGCCATATGAAACATTTGCATGGTGTGCCTATGCCAAACGCAATTTCACCTGGCCAATAGAAAGGCATTTAGTAACATTTCAGTACCAATGCCCAGAGAACAAATGCCGGCCTACCTAATTAATCATAGTTAAAGTGATCTTGGCTCTTGTACACCTCAGTTGGCATTCCACATGGCAATTACACCATGTTGCTTTCTCTGGGAAAGCAAACAGTCTTTAACGGTTTGCCCTCTTTCGCATTTCCTATGAAGTGTCCAAGGCCAGACCGCATGTTTACATAAGAGTAAATATACACTTAACATAAACtgacagtagctaggtttccatccaatgggCGACAGATTTTAACGTtgtaaaatctgcataaaaactaCAGGCGGTTTCCCACAAGATGACccatcaaactgacttgttgtggataaatgGTTGTGCGTGttgatgtagtgcacataaaaattaCTTCTGCAGTTAAATTCCTATGTACCTAATAAAAAAGTAAATGGTTTCAAATCGTATTTTCAACTCTACTACTGGTTGTCACAACAAATGTGTTGGAAAGCGAATGAGCCCACGCTGGTCTTCGCgcatgtgctctagccaacagcggatttcaaatgactgggcaggagcgcaagcatgggtgggcctgggagagcatagccaatcagaattagtccCACCCCACAAAaggtctttattacagacagaaatactcctgttTCATCAGATGTCcggttggctggtctcagacaatcccgcatgTGAAgatgccggatgtggaggtcctgggctggtttagttacacatggtctgcacttgtgaggctggttggacgtactgccaaattctctaaaacaacattgtagGCAGTTCATGGTAGAAAGactaacattaaattctctggcaagagctctggcagacattcctgcagtcagcatgccaattgcaaaagtgtggcgttgtgtgacaaaactgcacattttagagtggccttttgtcctcagtacaaggtgcacctgtgtaatgatcctgcagttttatcagcttcttgatatgacacacctgtcaggtggttggattatcttggcaatgggaagtctcactaatagggatgtaaacaaatgtgcccaatttgagagaaattagctttttatGCGTATAGAAAATTTCTgcgatcatttatttcagctcatgaaaccaacactccacttgcgtttatatttttgttcagtataatttcatctgtagcctaatgaaGAAAAAGCTTTCCAGAGTTGTAGCGTGAATACCAAACAACATATCACGTGACTACAAGTTTACTTCTATATAATATTAGATCAATATATGCGCATTAAGGCATATTCACCACCATTTtttgcataattaattttacagacaaaAAGACGCCACCTTGCCACATGGTTACACATTTGTctacatttggaaagtttaaGGCCTGTCCTTCAGGCCTGTCATGACTTCTTTTAATCCTACATGTACTTCACTCGTATAAAAAGGTTTGATGGAAACCTGGCTAGTGTCCGGTTTATTTTGGAATCACCCTTGGTCATGAGAAATCTTAATgaagtttttttcttttttttttcttaattgGAACAAATTGTATGCTGCAAATGGCCCTAAAATCTAGGTACAATTTCACACCTATTGACTTTGTTAACCATTTACGCCTCCTCTGGAACAAGCTTGACCTTCGGTTTGTTTTACGGCAAACCCTACCATAATGGATTCAAATACTACACTTAATTGGTCATAACTACCATTTGTAAAACAAACTGTCATACCGGTactgtaataaaaaaatatatatatatacttttttatataaaaaaaatggagTCCCATCCCTGAAGGACTGGTGAGACAGGGATGGGTAAATCACCTTAAAAATCGACCACATTATGATGTGGTCCCCGTGTGCAGCTAACTCACCCACTCCTGGAACAGGTGTGCCAGGGGTCATGGGCCTCTTCATCAAGCTCTGCTGAGCAGCCTCAGCAGACAGGATTCTCTCTGGGGGTCCTCCAGGAGCTGAGTGGAGGGGCGGTCCTGCATGGGTGGCCCCTGGTGCCAGAAGAGGACGTGCTGCAGCAGGAGTCACCGCCACCGGGGGCCGAGGAGTGACATTCCGCTGACGGAGTTCTAATGGAGGAAACAATGCAGGGATTATGTTTATCAGTGGTCTGCAACGCAAGCACATGAAAGGCCTTAAAATATCTAgtcaactacagtgccttgcgaaagtattcggcccccttgaactttgcgaccttttgccacatttcaggcttcaaacataaagatataaaactgtatttttttgtgaagaatcaacaacaagtgggacacaatcatgaagtggaacgacatttattggatatttcaaactttaacaaatcaaaaactgaaaaattgggcgtgcaaaattcttcagcccctttactttcagtgcagcaaactctctccagaagttcagtgaggatctctgaatgatccaatgttgacctaaatgactaatgatgataaatacaatccacctgtgtgtaatcaagtctccgtataaatgcacctgcactgtgatagtctcagaggtccgttaaaagcgcagagagcatcatgaagaacaaggaacacaccaggcaggtccgagatactgttgtgaagaagtttaaagacggatttggatacaaaaagatttcccaagctttaaacatcccaaggagcactgtgcaagcgacaatattgaaatggaaggagtatcagaccactgcaaatctaccaagacctggccgtccctctaaactttcagctcatacaaggagaagactaatcagagatgcagccaagaggcccatgatcactctggatgaactgcagagatctacagctgaggtgggagactctgtccataggacaacaatcagtcggatattgcacaaatctggcctttatggaagagtggcaagaagaaagccatttcttaaagatatccataaaagtgtcgtttaaagtttgccacaagccacctgggagacacaccaaacatgtggaagaaggtgctctggtcagatgaaaccaaaattgaactttttggcaacaatgcaaaacgttatgtttggcgtaaaagcaacacagctgaacacaccatccccactgtcaaacatggtggtggcagcatcatggtttgggcctgcttttcttcagcagggacagggaagatggttaaaattgatgggaagatggatggagccaaatacagaaccattctggaagaaaacctgatggagtctgcaaaagacctgagactgggacggagatttgtcttccaacaagacaatgatccaaaacataaagcaaaatctacaatggaatggttcaaaaataaacatatccaggtgttagaatggccaagtcaaagtccagagctgaatccaatcgagaatctgtggaaagaactgaaaactgctgttcacaaatgctctccatccaacctcactgagctcgagctgttttgcaaggaggaatgggaaaaaatgtcagtctctcgatgtgcaaaactgatagagacataccccaagcgacttacagctgtaatcgcagcaaaaggtggcgctacaaagtattaacttaagggggctgaataattttgcacgcccaatttttcagtttttgatttattaaaaaagtgtgaaatatccaataaatgtcgttccacttcatgattgtgtcccacttgttgttgattcttcacaaaaaaatagttttatatctttatgtttgaagcctgaaatgtggcaaaaggtcgcaaagttcaagggggccgaatactttcgcaaggcactgtacattaccTTGGCCAGGTTTTGGAGTCATAGGTGTTCCACTTGGAATGGATTCAGGCACCTTCAAATTGGAAACAAGATTAAGAAGGATACTTTCAAGGTTAATTATAGCGGCGGCGGGGGGTATTCAAAGAATTAGTGGGCTCAGAGGAAGATGGAATACTCACCTTTGTCTTTGAATCAGGATCAAATCTCTCCAGAATAATTTTTGCGGTTTTATATGTTTCAGTCTCCATCACCTCTAGAAGCTGTTGAACAAAAGCAGTTCATATTTTCAATGTAAAAGGAAATGAAAAGGGCAAATAAAGCACAAATTGAAAGTCAGGTTGATTTGACACCTGTTAggttatttttaaaaaataataaaaaaaaaaaaaaaagttattcagTCAAACATCATAGTATTCGTCTTCAGGCAAGCATTGGAGTATTGAAACAAGGATTGGTGTTCCAGTTAACCCCTTTGACTACGCAGGTTTTTATTCAAGACACTTGTGTTTGATCTGTTCATTGACTAATGATGTTATGACATGTCACCATTCCATACATTTAATTCTGTTCAAATCCAATGAGTAATGAAGACATCAATGATGACTAATGTCGTACCTTCCATATCATCATTAATCAAATTAAAAAGAGCATGTGAACACACTAATTGATTTCTTGAAATAATGAACTGCTTTAAAAACAGGTGGGTCCTACGACCCACATCTATCCTGTCATGCATCTGCACAGATCCGGGCCCATAaacacaaagcgtctcagagtaggcgTGCTGATCTAAGACCTGTTCATAcaaatcttattcattatgatctaaaagactAGACTGatgctagatcagcacttctGCTCTGAGaagctttgtggatacaggcccaaGTCTTTACAATGCCTGgaaaaatgtaaaacatatcaATATGATGCGTTGGTGTTTGAAGTATGTGGATATTCTCAACTAGATGTTTCTTCTCCAGTCTTATGAAACTCCACAAAATGAGCTACCTACAAAAGTCAAAACGGCAGCCAGACCGACATTCTATCACTGCATTGTTAAATGTTTTTGAAAATAAGTGTCCGTAGTATGCCTACACCCTTTaaaaaggcccaatgcagctattttttttttttttttttacatcaatatcaaatcatttctggttaccaattaagtaccttattgcgatagatttccattaaaaaaacaATGGGCAAAAATGGCTTTTTAGCAAAACTATTGCTCAATAAATAATTGTGTTAGGGCTATCTGGGACTGgtttgagtggggaggggaaaaccaAAAACTAGcttttggcagagaggtttgtaaCGCTTGGTatagtggggcggcaggtggcctagtggttagagcattgggccaaggACATAGCTCCGTCGAGGTTACGACACCAGGAATTAAAGAGTGTAGCAAATTCGGGcgcctgacaaggtaaaacatctgttgttctgcccctgaacaacgcagttaacccactattcctaggtcaacattgcaaataagaatttgtttaactgacttgtctagttaaattaaaaataaaataaaatagttctattaaccaatttactgcatggtgatgAGAATGTCCTgcgtagattgtattttcaacaagCAACTAtgaggaaataacactgatcaaaaATGTTAACACTTTTACAGTCTTAGTTTAATCAGCTGTACAATCTGATATAAAACTGAAATTAttgactgcattgggcctttaaagcTGGAATCTTTAATGGTAAAACAGCCCTGTCAGTTTGCGATATTACACCAAAGAAGTTAAAACGGTGGTCGTTGTTTGAATTATGTACTGCATAAATATTTTGCAATGCTGCACGACGCTCCTCAGCTCGGCAACCAATAGAGAAGCTAGGTGTTTAAGCAACTTCATTTCAGGGAAATATCAAATAATGCAAATTGTTTACGAAAAATAAGAATTACACACCCTCCTTCAATAATGGAGTGTGAAAATCCATCAGCCATAATTATTGAAAGTTATTAGTCATGAGATGACAAGCATTTTCTCAGATGTATTTCCTTCTAGCAGAGTGCTTAAGCAAGTAAAGTCTTAATGCCAATTAATGGCTGCATACATTGATTTTAGATTATTTATTAGGTGTAGCAATTATTTAAGCAAAGTGCTATAAAAACTCAATAGCAATACTTAGGTACGACACCTTGTAAGTGTTCATCTCAATAGAGGAAAATGCCAGATTAAGCCAATTTAAAATAAGTTACAGAATGTAAAAATGGATAAGGATTTTTTTGAAGTGCAGACATCTCAGCTCTTTCATATGACACCTTCATAAATGATTTGGGGATCCACATTGTTTTTCACCCTTTTAAAGATTAAGTGGATCCACATTGTTTTTCACCCTTTTAAAGATTAAGTGATCAGCTATGGTGGGATTCTAAATTGCGGTCTAGACGATGTTCACCCAATCAAAAGCAACCCTGTAAAAAAGTGAACTTACCATTTTTCGTTTTTGTGATTTGAGGTCCTCCAATTTTTCATCTGAAACAAAAAACGACATTTGAGTGATTACACCAAAAGCAGAATGTCAAgtaaaattgtattagtcacatgcgccaaatacaacagatttagcagaccttagtgaaatgcttacttacgaccccctaaccaacaatgcagtaaaaaaaaatgaagaCTACATATAGATAACAGAGATTAGCAGCGGTGTCATAATAATGATGAGGCAGAGGTAAATAAAGTTCAAAGCACATACTGTTTTTTTCTGTTCTTCTTTTAAAAAGAGTGAGCAGCCCCTTTCGAAGGAGCCATACACTGTTGAAATAAATATTAGAACCTCAATTGCAGGTTCAGTAACAAACTATTAGTAGCTATAGCAATCAATTTCTTTAGAAACGTTTTTAAACAGCTATACTTACAATAGTGGAAATACAACAAAAGGAAGGACCAATATGACCTTTCCAATCATCTGTTCAGGGAGGTACCAAAGATACACAATTATGCTAGCCATCAGGTAAAGAAGAGATGAGTACTGAAGCAGTCTCCACACCCATAACTTCAACTGTTTTTGATACAGTTCTTGACATTCCTCACAAGCCTGGATATCCTGTAAAAAACAATGATCACGTTcctcaaaaacaaacaaaaaaaaacacacattgaaTATAGCCCAGCTCTCCCTCTATAAACTGACAAGAAGTTTAGTATTCCCAAATTATAATACTAATATCAGAACTTTTAGTTATCCAACATTACCGAATGGCTACAATTATGTCAATACTGTACCTCGTGTGTATGATGAATACATAAACAACCAGCATAAAGCCAAATATCAATACAATATAAGTGTTGGAACCTGGACTGTGGCGTAACATTTGGAAACATGACTTTTCCATCCTTCCTCCTGTGATCTTGACAAAAGCCTGTGTATTCAATGCAGGCTTAAATCAGACAGCATTGCCAACTTATCTTTCCTTTATATTTAGATGGAAAGGAAACACCTTTGGTTCTCGGTGTTGATTAACCTCACCCCCAAAAATATCAGTTGGTGGACAGCGTAGCGACCTATCCTCCGCTGG of the Oncorhynchus clarkii lewisi isolate Uvic-CL-2024 chromosome 3, UVic_Ocla_1.0, whole genome shotgun sequence genome contains:
- the LOC139398499 gene encoding endoplasmic reticulum junction formation protein lunapark-A-like, with the protein product MGVVISRFRTKPSTVEVLEGIDKDIQACEECQELYQKQLKLWVWRLLQYSSLLYLMASIIVYLWYLPEQMIGKVILVLPFVVFPLFVWLLRKGLLTLFKRRTEKNNEKLEDLKSQKRKMLLEVMETETYKTAKIILERFDPDSKTKVPESIPSGTPMTPKPGQELRQRNVTPRPPVAVTPAAARPLLAPGATHAGPPLHSAPGGPPERILSAEAAQQSLMKRPMTPGTPVPGVGMHPPGPPLARPVLPRDRGTMDRVIEYFVGDGPQNRYALICQQCLTHNGMALKEEFEYVAFRCAYCYVLNPARKTRPQAPRLSEVTAEAKTPSHAPIPTSPTPVEPAPVEPAPAPEADESPATSVAEKQPTPPAEEIQELVTLTTDTAPETEVPGTSQSLQLTPVKSDGELDVSDMEVE